TGCTTTATGAATTACAGGCCCGCCTTTACCGGATGTCCATCCATCCACTCACACAGATCCGGTTTTCCCCCCTGCGACGGACGAAAGGTTTACCCCTCGGACATCTCCACAAGGCCGAGCAAATGGCGCGGCTGATTGCTCGCCGTTATCGGGAACCACTCCAAATCAAAGACCTCTGCCGCGAACTCAAAATAAACCCCCGTTATGCCGTGAGGATATTCCAAAAAATGTGGGGCGTGACCCCGCTATCTTATTTGCATTCCCATCGTCTCATGCATGCACGGGTGTTACTCGCATCGACAGACAGGAAAGTTTTAGATATCGCGCTTGACTCCGGTTTTTCGGGGCTAGCTCGGTTCTACGACACATTCACACGATCCTGCGGCACGACTCCCCTGCATTACCGCCGCAAACTCCAACACCACAAATAGGCCC
The sequence above is drawn from the Verrucomicrobiota bacterium genome and encodes:
- a CDS encoding helix-turn-helix domain-containing protein, translated to MVKSLSVEQISAALTLYRGPAHVMPSFHTHDGVELDLIQGGGITLLYGEKEVPIPAGALTLLWAPVPHRVIRFDKGAVVNSLTIPLEDFIHGGFPAKITDAILEGQCLIEQLAQPDPWDNFLFERWTADLKAGKLLQQAVLYELQARLYRMSIHPLTQIRFSPLRRTKGLPLGHLHKAEQMARLIARRYREPLQIKDLCRELKINPRYAVRIFQKMWGVTPLSYLHSHRLMHARVLLASTDRKVLDIALDSGFSGLARFYDTFTRSCGTTPLHYRRKLQHHK